A region of Ictidomys tridecemlineatus isolate mIctTri1 chromosome 4, mIctTri1.hap1, whole genome shotgun sequence DNA encodes the following proteins:
- the LOC101963252 gene encoding olfactory receptor 5B3-like codes for MENKTEMTHFILLGLTKDPGLQLPLFVTFLLIYTITLVGNLGMILLILLDSRLHTPMYFFLGNLSLVDLCYSPAVTPKFMAGLFPGDDVISYHACAAQMFFFGAFGTVENYLLASMAYDRYAAVCKPLRYTTTMTTSVCAYLVIGCYVCGFLNASIYIGNTFSLSFCMSHVVHHFFCDVPAVMVLSCSDRHVSELVLIYVASFNIFFALFIIFISYIFIFITILKMRSGAGHRKALSTCAYHFTAVSIFYGTLIFMYLQPSSSHSMDTDKLASVFYTMVIPMLNPVVYSLRNLEVKSAFSKILLEGK; via the coding sequence ATGGAGAACAAGACAGAAATGACCCACTTCATCCTGCTGGGACTGACCAAGGACCCAGGTCTGCAGCTTCCCCTCTTTGTGACCTTCCTCCTTATCTACACCATCACTCTGGTTGGTAACCTGGGGATGATCCTGTTGATTCTCCTGGACTCCCGTCtccacactcccatgtactttttcctagGTAACCTGTCTCTGGTGGACTTGTGCTACTCTCCAGCTGTCACTCCCAAGTTCATGGCTGGGCTCTTTCCTGGAGATGATGTCATCTCCTACCATGCTTGTGCTGCTCAGATGTTCTTTTTTGGAGCCTTTGGTACTGTGGAAAATTACCTCTTGGCCTCAATGGCTTATGATCGCTATGCAGCAGTGTGCAAGCCCCTGCGCTacaccaccaccatgaccacaAGTGTGTGTGCATATCTGGTCATAGGCTGCTATGTCTGTGGTTTCCTGAATGCCTCCATCTACATTGGGAACACGTTCAGTCTCTCCTTCTGTATGTCTCACGTGGTCCATCACTTTTTCTGTGATGTTCCAGCAGTCATGGTTCTCTCTTGCTCTGATAGACATGTTAGCGAACTGGTTCTCATTTATGTCGCCAGCTTTAATATCTTTTTTGCTCTCTTCATTATCTTTATATCctacatattcatttttatcaCCATCCTAAAGATGCGCTCAGGTGCAGGACATAGGAAGGCTCTCTCCACCTGTGCCTACCattttactgcagtctccatcttctATGGGACTCTAATCTTCATGTACTTACAGCCCAGCTCCAGTCACTCCATGGACACAGACAAACTTGCATCTGTGTTCTACACCATGGTCATCCCCATGCTGAACCCTGTGGTCTACAGCCTCAGGAACTTGGAGGTCAAGAGTGCATTCTCAAAAATTCTTCTGGAAGGAAAATAA
- the LOC101970373 gene encoding olfactory receptor 5B3, translating to MENRTEVTHFILLGLTKDPGLQLPLFVTFLLIYTITLAGNLGMILLIVLDSRLHTPMYFFLGNLSLVDLCYSSAVTPIVMAGLLPGDEVISYGACVAQMFFFTGFATVENFLLASMAYDRYAAVCKPLHYTTIMTTRVCVCLVLGCYICGFLSASIYVGDIFSLSFCKCNVVHHFFCDIPAVMALSCSGSSVNELVLVFLASFVIFVALSVILISYVLIFITILKMHSGAGHRKAVSTCASHFTAVSIFYGTTIFMYLQPSSSHSMDSDKVVSVFYTMFIPMLNPVVYSLRNKEVKRAFSKIILEAK from the coding sequence ATGGAGAACAGGACAGAAGTGACACACTTCATCCTGCTGGGACTGACCAAGGACCCAGGTCTACAGCTTCCCCTCTTTGTGACCTTCCTCCTCATCTACACCATCACTCTGGCTGGGAACCTGGGGATGATCCTGCTGATTGTCCTGGACTCCCGTCtccacactcccatgtactttttcctggGCAACCTGTCTCTGGTGGACTTGTGCTACTCTTCAGCTGTCACTCCCATAGTCATGGCTGGGCTCCTTCCTGGAGACGAGGTCATCTCGTATGGTGCTTGTGTTGCACAGATGTTCTTTTTTACAGGTTTTGCTACTGTGGAAAATTTCCTGTTGGCCTCAATGGCCTATGATCGCTATGCAGCAGTGTGCAAGCCCCTGCACTACACCACCATCATGAcgacacgtgtgtgtgtgtgtctagtgTTAGGTTGCTATATCTGTGGATTTTTGAGTGCCTCTATCTATGTTGGGGACATATTCAGTCTTTCATTCTGTAAGTGCAATGTTGTCCATCATTTCTTCTGTGATATTCCAGCAGTCATGGCTCTCTCTTGTTCTGGTAGCTCAGTGAATGAGCTGGTTCTTGTTTTTTTAGCCAGTTTTGTTATCTTTGTTGCTCTCTCAGTTATCTTAATATCCTATGTATTGATTTTTATCACCATCCTGAAAATGCACTCAGGAGCAGGACACCGGAAGGCTGTGTCCACCTGTGCCTCCcacttcactgcagtctccatttTCTATGGTACCACCATCTTCATGTACTTACAGCCCAGCTCCAGTCACTCCATGGACAGTGACAAGGTTGTTTCTGTGTTCTACACGATGTTTATCCCCATGCTGAACCCTGTggtctacagcctgaggaacaaggaggtCAAGAGGGCATTCTCAAAGATTATTTTAGAAGCAAAATAA